The proteins below are encoded in one region of Canis lupus dingo isolate Sandy chromosome 30, ASM325472v2, whole genome shotgun sequence:
- the B2M gene encoding beta-2-microglobulin isoform X4: MAPRPALATAGFLALLLILLAACRLDAVQHPPKIQVYSRHPAENGKPNFLNCYVSGFHPPEIEIDLLKNGKEMKAEQTDLSFSKDWTFYLLVHTEFTPNEQDEFSCRVKHVTLSEPQIVKWDRDN, translated from the exons ATGGCTCCGCGTCCCGCGCTGGCGACGGCTGGTTTCCTGGCCTTGCTCCTCATCCTCCTCGCTGCGTGCCGCCTGGATGCCGTGCAGC ATCCCCCAAAGATTCAAGTGTACTCACGACACCCAGCAGAGAATGGAAAGCCAAATTTCCTGAACTGCTACGTGTCAGGGTTCCATCCACCAGAGATTGAAATTGATTTGTTGAAGAACGGAAAGGAGATGAAAGCAGAACAGACAGACCTGTCTTTCAGCAAGGACTGGACCTTCTATCTTCTGGTCCACACTGAATTCACTCCCAATGAGCAGGATGAGTTTAGCTGCCGTGTAAAGCATGTTACTCTCAGTGAGCCCCAGATCGTTAAGTGGG acCGAGACAACTGA
- the B2M gene encoding beta-2-microglobulin isoform X2 encodes MAPRPALATAGFLALLLILLAACRLDAVQHPPKIQVYSRHPAENGKPNFLNCYVSGFHPPEIEIDLLKNGKEMKAEQTDLSFSKDWTFYLLVHTEFTPNEQDEFSCRVKHVTLSEPQIVKWGKFLSLKMMHLLN; translated from the exons ATGGCTCCGCGTCCCGCGCTGGCGACGGCTGGTTTCCTGGCCTTGCTCCTCATCCTCCTCGCTGCGTGCCGCCTGGATGCCGTGCAGC ATCCCCCAAAGATTCAAGTGTACTCACGACACCCAGCAGAGAATGGAAAGCCAAATTTCCTGAACTGCTACGTGTCAGGGTTCCATCCACCAGAGATTGAAATTGATTTGTTGAAGAACGGAAAGGAGATGAAAGCAGAACAGACAGACCTGTCTTTCAGCAAGGACTGGACCTTCTATCTTCTGGTCCACACTGAATTCACTCCCAATGAGCAGGATGAGTTTAGCTGCCGTGTAAAGCATGTTACTCTCAGTGAGCCCCAGATCGTTAAGTGGGGTAAGTTTCTAT ctttgaaGATGATGCATTTATTGAACTAA
- the B2M gene encoding beta-2-microglobulin isoform X1, with product MAPRPALATAGFLALLLILLAACRLDAVQHPPKIQVYSRHPAENGKPNFLNCYVSGFHPPEIEIDLLKNGKEMKAEQTDLSFSKDWTFYLLVHTEFTPNEQDEFSCRVKHVTLSEPQIVKPRQLTSITALKMMHLLN from the exons ATGGCTCCGCGTCCCGCGCTGGCGACGGCTGGTTTCCTGGCCTTGCTCCTCATCCTCCTCGCTGCGTGCCGCCTGGATGCCGTGCAGC ATCCCCCAAAGATTCAAGTGTACTCACGACACCCAGCAGAGAATGGAAAGCCAAATTTCCTGAACTGCTACGTGTCAGGGTTCCATCCACCAGAGATTGAAATTGATTTGTTGAAGAACGGAAAGGAGATGAAAGCAGAACAGACAGACCTGTCTTTCAGCAAGGACTGGACCTTCTATCTTCTGGTCCACACTGAATTCACTCCCAATGAGCAGGATGAGTTTAGCTGCCGTGTAAAGCATGTTACTCTCAGTGAGCCCCAGATCGTTAA acCGAGACAACTGACTAGCATCACAG ctttgaaGATGATGCATTTATTGAACTAA
- the B2M gene encoding beta-2-microglobulin isoform X3 produces the protein MAPRPALATAGFLALLLILLAACRLDAVQHPPKIQVYSRHPAENGKPNFLNCYVSGFHPPEIEIDLLKNGKEMKAEQTDLSFSKDWTFYLLVHTEFTPNEQDEFSCRVKHVTLSEPQIVKWALKMMHLLN, from the exons ATGGCTCCGCGTCCCGCGCTGGCGACGGCTGGTTTCCTGGCCTTGCTCCTCATCCTCCTCGCTGCGTGCCGCCTGGATGCCGTGCAGC ATCCCCCAAAGATTCAAGTGTACTCACGACACCCAGCAGAGAATGGAAAGCCAAATTTCCTGAACTGCTACGTGTCAGGGTTCCATCCACCAGAGATTGAAATTGATTTGTTGAAGAACGGAAAGGAGATGAAAGCAGAACAGACAGACCTGTCTTTCAGCAAGGACTGGACCTTCTATCTTCTGGTCCACACTGAATTCACTCCCAATGAGCAGGATGAGTTTAGCTGCCGTGTAAAGCATGTTACTCTCAGTGAGCCCCAGATCGTTAAGTGGG ctttgaaGATGATGCATTTATTGAACTAA